The following are encoded in a window of Leptospira selangorensis genomic DNA:
- the infB gene encoding translation initiation factor IF-2, protein MEEKNKSIKEKLQGSASADASKKKKLVIKKKPDEKTPSTSAKKEAPADPAPSKPAAAASSSPSTPKSSTPPKKEPLFPEPSTRQEPPVPRSAPPEHILGEGRPPFQREDNNIIVSRPNQRPTFPNQNREGGGNYRGNRSDGNQDYQNREGGGYQGGQGGQGGGYQNREGGGGGYRGGQGGQGGGYQNREGGGGGYRGGQGGQGGGYQGGQGGGGYRGGQGGQGGGGYRGGQGGQGGGGYRGGQGGQGGGFRGGPGGGQGGGFRGGPGGQGGGFRGGPGAGTPPPGLGPVEGGRGVPSGKKRNDKDRGGRPEGQEGSENSRFFRQNYKKQKVSGPTGVSVPKEITLLENVQVGELAKKMNLKPGDVIGKLMKMGMMVTINNIIDAETASILADEYGCKVKVVSLYEETLIDEEKDSPEDYIHRPPVVTIMGHVDHGKTRLLDTIRKSSVIDTESGGITQHIGAYQVKTNRGEITFLDTPGHEAFTSMRARGAKVTDIVILVVAADDGVMPQTLEALSHAKDAKVPIIVAINKVDLPAANPDKIMQELANHGLQSEEWGGDTMYCKISAKENIGIDKLLESVLLQAEVLDLKANPKRRAKGTIVEAKLDPGRGAVATVLIQNGTLRVGDPFVAGVFSGRVRAMYDDYGHLIKEAGPAFPVQVTGLDGVPDAGAPFDSVEDEKEARNISQHRIEFERIGNAGAAGSKVTLENMNEFIKQGALKELKVIIKADVRGSAEAIKEALEKLSTSDVKLNVIQSGAGAIVDMDVMLASASNAIVIGFHVRANPKTIALAEKEGVQIKYYNIIYQVVDEIKMAMEGLLEPERIEEVIGTAEIREVFKVSKIGNIAGCMVTSGKITKASGIRVISDGVQVFDGKLKSLRRFKDEVNEVVNNFECGIQLENYNDFKAGDTIEAYTVTVVKRKLE, encoded by the coding sequence ATGGAAGAAAAGAATAAATCAATCAAGGAAAAGCTCCAGGGCTCTGCTTCTGCTGACGCAAGTAAGAAGAAGAAGCTGGTTATCAAAAAGAAGCCGGACGAAAAAACGCCTTCTACTTCTGCAAAGAAAGAAGCCCCCGCAGATCCAGCTCCAAGTAAACCGGCTGCTGCAGCTTCCTCCTCACCAAGCACTCCTAAAAGTTCTACTCCTCCTAAAAAAGAACCTCTCTTTCCGGAACCAAGCACTCGCCAAGAGCCTCCGGTTCCAAGATCTGCTCCTCCGGAACATATTTTGGGAGAAGGTAGACCTCCATTCCAGAGAGAAGACAATAATATTATAGTATCTCGTCCAAATCAGAGACCGACGTTCCCGAACCAAAATCGTGAGGGCGGCGGAAATTACCGAGGCAATCGTTCTGACGGAAACCAAGATTACCAAAATCGCGAAGGTGGTGGTTACCAAGGAGGCCAGGGTGGTCAAGGCGGCGGATACCAAAACCGTGAAGGCGGTGGTGGTGGATATCGCGGAGGCCAAGGTGGTCAAGGCGGCGGATACCAAAACCGTGAAGGCGGCGGCGGTGGATATCGCGGAGGCCAAGGTGGTCAGGGCGGTGGTTACCAAGGCGGTCAAGGTGGCGGCGGATATCGCGGAGGCCAGGGTGGTCAAGGCGGTGGCGGTTATCGTGGAGGCCAGGGTGGTCAAGGCGGCGGCGGATATCGTGGAGGCCAAGGTGGACAGGGCGGCGGATTCCGTGGTGGTCCAGGTGGCGGCCAAGGCGGTGGTTTCCGAGGAGGCCCAGGCGGTCAGGGTGGCGGATTTAGAGGCGGCCCTGGAGCAGGAACTCCACCTCCAGGTTTAGGACCTGTAGAAGGCGGAAGGGGAGTACCTTCCGGCAAAAAACGTAATGATAAAGATAGAGGCGGAAGACCGGAAGGTCAGGAAGGTTCTGAAAACTCTAGATTCTTCAGACAGAATTATAAAAAACAGAAAGTAAGCGGGCCTACTGGAGTTTCCGTACCGAAAGAGATCACTCTTTTGGAGAATGTCCAAGTAGGAGAACTGGCTAAGAAAATGAATCTTAAGCCGGGAGATGTCATCGGAAAACTCATGAAAATGGGAATGATGGTGACCATCAATAATATCATCGATGCAGAAACAGCATCCATTCTCGCTGATGAATACGGTTGTAAGGTAAAAGTAGTTTCTCTATATGAAGAAACTCTAATCGACGAAGAAAAAGACAGTCCAGAAGATTATATCCATAGACCTCCTGTCGTTACCATCATGGGTCACGTTGACCATGGTAAGACAAGATTATTGGATACTATCCGTAAGTCTTCCGTCATCGATACCGAATCCGGTGGAATTACACAACATATCGGTGCTTACCAGGTAAAAACAAATAGAGGGGAAATCACCTTCTTGGATACTCCTGGTCACGAAGCGTTTACCTCTATGAGAGCAAGGGGAGCTAAGGTTACTGATATCGTGATCTTAGTGGTTGCCGCTGACGATGGAGTAATGCCTCAAACTTTAGAAGCATTGTCTCACGCGAAAGACGCAAAAGTTCCTATCATAGTTGCAATCAACAAAGTGGATCTACCTGCTGCAAATCCTGATAAGATCATGCAAGAACTCGCTAACCATGGACTCCAATCGGAAGAATGGGGCGGGGACACGATGTATTGTAAGATCTCTGCGAAAGAAAATATCGGGATCGATAAACTTTTAGAATCCGTACTTCTACAAGCGGAAGTTCTGGATCTGAAAGCGAACCCTAAACGTAGAGCAAAAGGTACAATCGTCGAGGCGAAACTGGATCCGGGCCGCGGAGCAGTTGCGACAGTTCTTATCCAAAACGGAACCCTAAGAGTTGGAGATCCGTTCGTAGCTGGAGTATTCTCCGGTAGAGTTCGTGCGATGTATGATGATTACGGTCATTTGATCAAGGAAGCAGGACCTGCTTTCCCTGTTCAGGTAACCGGACTTGATGGAGTTCCTGATGCAGGAGCGCCTTTCGACTCTGTAGAAGATGAGAAGGAAGCAAGAAACATCTCTCAACACCGTATCGAATTCGAAAGAATTGGAAACGCGGGAGCTGCAGGTTCCAAAGTCACTCTGGAAAACATGAACGAGTTCATCAAACAGGGTGCATTAAAAGAACTGAAAGTAATTATCAAAGCAGACGTTCGCGGTTCTGCGGAAGCGATCAAGGAAGCCCTGGAAAAACTTTCCACTTCGGACGTAAAACTGAACGTGATTCAGTCCGGAGCGGGAGCTATCGTAGATATGGACGTGATGCTTGCATCCGCTTCTAACGCGATCGTGATCGGTTTCCATGTTCGTGCGAATCCTAAGACCATCGCACTCGCCGAGAAAGAAGGCGTTCAGATCAAATACTACAACATCATTTATCAGGTTGTGGACGAGATCAAGATGGCGATGGAAGGACTCCTCGAACCGGAAAGGATCGAAGAAGTTATCGGAACTGCAGAGATCAGAGAAGTTTTCAAAGTTTCCAAGATCGGAAATATCGCAGGTTGTATGGTTACTTCCGGAAAGATCACAAAAGCTTCCGGTATCCGTGTGATCAGCGATGGGGTCCAAGTATTCGACGGAAAACTCAAATCTCTTCGAAGATTCAAAGACGAAGTCAACGAAGTGGTGAACAATTTCGAATGCGGTATCCAGTTAGAAAACTATAACGACTTCAAAGCAGGCGACACAATCGAAGCCTATACCGTCACAGTAGTAAAACGGAAACTGGAGTAG
- a CDS encoding bifunctional ADP-dependent NAD(P)H-hydrate dehydratase/NAD(P)H-hydrate epimerase: MSRSTHFQVLFSEEEAKLLDEQTIRDRKISGTLLMGFAALSIFKTWEDIFRSARKIIILCGSGNNGGDGYALAQFLRAEGALVEIYSKEGNFSEETKYYKNLTEGLKIPNFPLEKFKNDSVNPGEVLVDSLLGTGFKGPLSGEISKIITEIHSAKERLKNSLLVLSIDSVSGYTPDEKIRFAADILAEIGSPKIKNVFYPLSKDRKSFHPIGFVRQESKTSKYLFPRANKEELVSKLSRAKDSHKYKNGSAVFVGGSEGMSGAILSSALAFQELGGGISQILTPSANTLIKVLKKDPSFMVSGLETSKKSSDYPFLKKASVACVGPGLAASDLPHFSFSKETTLIFDAGALKYLDEKHLGPRTILTPHLGEWSSIIGKKYESQYSALEDAKIWAKEKGTYLLLKGPVSILFTPEGNSYFWEFQEPKLAVMGTGDLLVGILTFFLSRGEDIIESVRLSQSLLLYCAELCKGYPTAGRIRKKIRTLID; the protein is encoded by the coding sequence ATGAGCCGATCTACTCATTTCCAGGTTTTATTCAGCGAAGAAGAAGCAAAACTCCTAGACGAACAAACCATCCGAGACAGAAAAATTTCGGGGACCTTGCTCATGGGATTTGCGGCACTTTCCATTTTTAAAACCTGGGAAGATATTTTTAGATCCGCAAGAAAGATCATTATACTCTGCGGTTCCGGAAATAACGGAGGAGATGGATACGCCTTAGCCCAATTTTTAAGGGCAGAAGGTGCACTTGTGGAGATCTATTCCAAAGAAGGGAATTTCTCAGAAGAAACGAAATATTATAAAAATCTAACGGAAGGGTTAAAGATCCCAAATTTTCCTTTGGAAAAATTTAAAAACGATTCCGTAAACCCAGGAGAAGTGTTAGTAGATTCTCTTTTAGGAACAGGATTCAAAGGTCCATTATCTGGAGAAATTTCTAAAATAATTACGGAAATCCATTCCGCCAAAGAAAGACTGAAAAATTCTTTGTTGGTATTAAGTATCGATTCTGTTTCCGGTTATACTCCCGATGAAAAGATCCGATTTGCTGCAGATATTCTAGCCGAAATAGGATCTCCTAAGATCAAAAATGTATTCTATCCTTTGTCCAAGGACAGAAAATCATTTCATCCGATCGGATTTGTCCGACAAGAATCCAAAACTTCCAAATATCTTTTTCCCAGAGCAAACAAGGAAGAGTTAGTCTCCAAACTTTCGAGAGCGAAAGATTCCCATAAATATAAAAACGGATCGGCAGTATTTGTTGGCGGCTCGGAAGGAATGTCAGGCGCAATTTTATCTTCTGCACTTGCATTCCAGGAACTAGGAGGAGGAATTTCCCAAATACTCACTCCTTCCGCGAATACTCTCATAAAAGTTCTAAAAAAAGATCCTTCCTTTATGGTTTCCGGATTAGAAACTTCTAAAAAATCTTCCGATTATCCATTTTTGAAAAAGGCAAGTGTGGCATGTGTTGGACCAGGACTTGCTGCTTCCGATCTTCCTCACTTTTCATTTTCCAAAGAAACAACTCTGATTTTTGATGCCGGTGCTTTGAAATATTTGGATGAAAAACATCTTGGCCCTCGCACAATACTCACTCCTCATTTGGGAGAATGGTCTTCCATCATAGGTAAAAAATACGAAAGCCAATATTCCGCATTAGAAGATGCAAAAATTTGGGCAAAAGAAAAGGGAACTTATTTACTCTTAAAAGGACCCGTTTCCATTCTATTCACACCTGAAGGGAATTCGTATTTTTGGGAATTCCAGGAACCTAAACTTGCAGTTATGGGAACAGGCGACCTACTTGTAGGAATTCTAACATTCTTCTTATCCAGAGGAGAAGATATAATAGAATCGGTCAGGCTTTCCCAAAGTCTTCTTCTTTACTGTGCTGAATTATGTAAAGGTTATCCTACAGCAGGTAGGATAAGAAAGAAGATCCGGACGCTGATCGATTAG
- the rimP gene encoding ribosome maturation factor RimP — MYALMVSQRPNHTLIEVELDHLEHPYGSVSLLECEQVSRKLNEELEQISPDLNYTLKVSSAGAERKLVIPEDLDRFRGIPVRLVYKLEGSGDKEGIFKILDRKEDRIFLEPFSKRKTKGFKKKEVILELKDILKGNLYVSI, encoded by the coding sequence CTGTATGCACTCATGGTTAGCCAAAGGCCAAACCATACGCTGATCGAGGTAGAGTTGGATCACCTCGAACACCCGTACGGTTCCGTCAGCCTTCTGGAATGTGAGCAAGTTTCCAGAAAACTGAATGAAGAGTTGGAGCAGATCTCACCAGATCTGAACTATACTCTTAAGGTTTCTTCCGCTGGTGCGGAAAGAAAACTGGTGATTCCCGAGGATCTGGATAGATTCCGTGGAATACCGGTCCGACTCGTCTACAAGTTAGAAGGGTCGGGCGATAAAGAAGGAATCTTTAAGATTCTGGATAGGAAAGAAGACAGGATCTTTTTAGAACCGTTTTCCAAGAGGAAGACAAAGGGTTTTAAAAAAAAGGAAGTCATTCTGGAATTGAAGGATATACTGAAAGGAAATTTGTACGTAAGTATTTGA
- a CDS encoding LIC_12708 family protein, with product MQNSFTSKIWTSSVRKYLPFFLSSILVIGACSKFRVDDYNPYLYGRVKLGKDLKELQVSIVNRVPTNVPNQVAVASGVIYVPDFEQSLIKAFNSDGDLKFVIGNSKEKQDKIKTYNIKLGRIGLVTVSDGDDIYVQSRISREDAKSDKVAENIYTKKSGEFRTEAEEAVPSVILKINDSGKLSQTIYADGIGGSIPFGYVERMEAGNNDLLFVFHRQNGVMRLSIFDESGKLKQKVEGSDFKDSLNQGEAYTWYVDSFISHPDGEYVLGSFSFYETKSGRFKNRKIIKYELKDKRITPIKEIQDPSETLYWVLNNDNFFIWETEVEEGNSIRLQVHDEDGNHVNNIRLNYPPPRGLWRETWMDTNDEIYSMKIRSGYLEIHKWK from the coding sequence ATGCAAAATTCTTTTACTTCCAAAATTTGGACCTCATCTGTCCGCAAATACCTTCCATTTTTTCTATCTTCTATCTTAGTGATAGGAGCTTGTTCCAAATTCCGAGTGGATGATTATAATCCTTACCTATACGGAAGAGTTAAATTAGGAAAAGATTTAAAAGAATTACAGGTGAGCATAGTCAATCGGGTTCCGACAAATGTTCCGAACCAAGTTGCAGTCGCTTCCGGAGTGATTTACGTTCCGGATTTCGAACAATCCCTGATCAAAGCATTCAACTCTGACGGAGATCTGAAGTTTGTGATCGGAAACTCCAAAGAAAAACAGGACAAAATCAAAACTTATAATATCAAATTAGGAAGAATCGGATTGGTTACCGTTTCCGACGGAGATGATATCTATGTTCAGTCCAGAATTTCGAGAGAAGATGCAAAGTCGGACAAAGTAGCTGAAAATATTTATACAAAAAAATCCGGAGAGTTCCGTACGGAAGCGGAAGAAGCAGTTCCTTCCGTGATCTTAAAAATAAATGATTCCGGAAAACTTTCCCAAACAATCTACGCAGATGGTATAGGCGGTTCCATTCCATTCGGTTATGTGGAAAGAATGGAAGCAGGGAACAACGATCTATTATTCGTTTTCCATAGACAAAATGGAGTGATGAGACTTAGCATTTTTGATGAGTCCGGAAAATTAAAACAAAAGGTAGAAGGTTCCGATTTTAAAGATTCTTTGAACCAGGGAGAAGCTTATACTTGGTATGTTGATTCTTTTATCTCACATCCGGACGGAGAATATGTACTCGGCTCATTTAGTTTTTACGAAACTAAATCCGGAAGATTCAAGAACAGAAAGATCATAAAATATGAACTCAAAGATAAAAGGATCACTCCGATCAAAGAGATCCAAGATCCTTCCGAAACATTATATTGGGTCCTAAACAATGATAACTTCTTCATCTGGGAAACAGAAGTAGAAGAAGGAAATTCAATCAGACTACAGGTCCACGATGAAGACGGAAACCATGTAAATAATATCCGTCTCAACTACCCTCCTCCTCGCGGACTTTGGAGAGAAACTTGGATGGATACAAACGATGAGATCTATTCCATGAAGATCAGATCCGGTTATTTAGAGATCCATAAATGGAAATAA
- the truB gene encoding tRNA pseudouridine(55) synthase TruB — translation MNPSDLRENQQIRTEFGFLLLDKPIGMTSSDLVLKAKKTLGLKKVGHTGTLDKAASGLMVLPVGTSTSFSQVFLGKDKEYEADVQFGFSTDSGDREGLVVEDWETSKIQKWYQESMPKLEEILSKVSSWEEQVAPEVSALKVQGQRRAKLFREGISVPPSIRKIKIFEFSAGDFCPEGFKLKTRVSGGTYIRKLVMDIAEEAGIPMCLKSLNRTKVGKLKLEQADTYEALLLGKAIIHPPEEILDIPSVEIPSTEVKDVFHGKKIKLDWIPAQEFLLTSPEGEILAYCRREGLPGSLSYKYLKVFSKI, via the coding sequence ATGAATCCCTCCGACTTACGAGAAAACCAACAAATCCGGACTGAATTCGGATTTCTACTCTTGGATAAACCGATTGGAATGACTTCCTCCGATCTGGTTTTAAAAGCCAAAAAGACTCTCGGACTCAAAAAAGTAGGTCATACAGGTACCTTGGACAAGGCTGCCTCCGGTTTGATGGTATTGCCTGTAGGCACTTCTACAAGTTTCTCCCAAGTATTTTTAGGAAAAGACAAAGAATACGAGGCTGACGTACAGTTCGGCTTCTCCACTGACTCTGGAGACAGAGAAGGTTTAGTGGTAGAAGATTGGGAAACTTCTAAGATCCAAAAATGGTACCAAGAATCCATGCCCAAATTGGAAGAAATTCTTTCCAAGGTTTCCAGTTGGGAAGAACAGGTTGCGCCGGAAGTTTCCGCACTCAAGGTGCAGGGGCAGAGAAGAGCCAAATTATTCAGAGAAGGGATCTCTGTTCCACCAAGCATTCGTAAGATTAAAATATTCGAATTTTCGGCCGGAGACTTCTGCCCGGAAGGTTTCAAATTGAAGACTAGGGTTTCTGGCGGAACTTATATTCGTAAGCTTGTCATGGATATAGCGGAAGAAGCAGGTATCCCGATGTGCCTTAAGTCTTTGAATAGGACTAAGGTGGGCAAACTCAAGCTGGAGCAAGCCGATACCTATGAGGCATTATTGCTTGGAAAAGCAATCATCCATCCTCCGGAAGAAATTCTGGATATTCCTTCTGTTGAGATCCCAAGTACCGAGGTAAAAGACGTTTTTCACGGGAAAAAGATCAAACTGGACTGGATCCCGGCTCAGGAATTCCTACTTACCTCTCCGGAAGGAGAGATTTTGGCATATTGCAGAAGGGAGGGACTTCCTGGCAGCCTTTCTTATAAATATTTGAAGGTCTTTTCTAAAATTTAG
- the nusA gene encoding transcription termination factor NusA codes for MAVKKKEVEVNLLEAIQQFCADKSLDREAVMGVIRDSLITAYKKKSGIETLEEEESPIKVEFASSGDGENVVIIVSRKVVDSSPANGLEISLEDAKAVYPNATEGEVLDFREKPMELSRIISSQAKQMVFQRLRDMEKELLYQEYKAKEGELTHGYFQRWKKDAMSIDLGKVEGVMPKREQNPGEKYHSGDRLKAIIQKVELRPREPIPVITLSRASADFVRKLFEMEIPEIYDGLVEIVNVARQPSIRTKVVVYATRGDIDPVGACVGMKGVRIQSIVRELGNERIDIVQYSSDPTEFIANAISPAKPYDVKADSVGREAMVIVPEEQLSLAIGINGSNVKLASQLTGFRIDIKTIAQYNEEFSSPEARERLDKLFSPPAPTEEEEDDGATALEDLPGLSTRLIGLLRSAGINNVETLIEISQDDLAKLPGIGQTTAAQILRILAESVEWVEES; via the coding sequence ATGGCAGTTAAGAAGAAAGAAGTCGAAGTCAATCTGTTGGAAGCGATCCAGCAATTTTGTGCCGACAAATCCTTAGACAGGGAAGCCGTGATGGGAGTCATTCGTGATTCTTTGATTACCGCGTACAAAAAGAAGTCGGGCATCGAAACTCTTGAAGAAGAGGAAAGTCCGATCAAGGTAGAATTTGCTTCCTCCGGAGACGGAGAAAATGTAGTTATAATAGTGTCCCGCAAAGTTGTGGATTCTTCTCCTGCAAACGGTTTGGAAATTTCCTTAGAAGATGCTAAGGCTGTTTATCCTAACGCAACAGAGGGAGAAGTCCTGGACTTTAGAGAAAAGCCGATGGAGCTTTCCAGGATCATTTCATCTCAAGCAAAACAAATGGTATTCCAACGTTTGAGAGATATGGAAAAAGAACTTCTGTATCAGGAATACAAAGCAAAAGAAGGCGAACTAACTCACGGATATTTCCAACGTTGGAAAAAAGACGCGATGTCCATCGATCTTGGTAAGGTCGAGGGAGTTATGCCTAAGCGTGAGCAAAACCCCGGAGAAAAATATCATAGCGGGGATCGTCTAAAAGCAATCATACAAAAAGTTGAACTTCGTCCAAGAGAACCGATCCCTGTGATCACTCTTTCCAGAGCTTCTGCGGACTTTGTTCGTAAACTTTTCGAAATGGAAATCCCGGAGATCTACGACGGACTCGTAGAGATCGTAAACGTGGCTCGTCAACCTTCCATTCGTACCAAAGTAGTAGTTTATGCTACCAGAGGAGATATTGATCCTGTGGGAGCCTGCGTTGGTATGAAAGGGGTTCGTATCCAGTCCATCGTTAGGGAATTAGGAAACGAAAGAATAGATATCGTTCAATACTCTTCGGACCCGACAGAGTTTATCGCAAACGCGATCTCTCCGGCAAAACCTTACGATGTAAAGGCAGATTCCGTGGGTAGAGAAGCAATGGTAATCGTTCCTGAAGAACAATTATCTCTTGCAATCGGGATTAACGGTTCCAATGTAAAGCTGGCTTCACAGTTAACCGGATTTAGGATCGATATCAAAACAATAGCCCAGTATAACGAAGAGTTTTCTTCTCCAGAAGCGAGAGAGAGATTGGATAAATTATTCAGTCCTCCAGCTCCTACCGAGGAAGAGGAAGACGATGGAGCAACTGCTCTAGAAGATTTACCTGGACTTTCTACCCGCTTGATTGGCCTATTAAGGAGCGCAGGGATCAATAACGTCGAGACGTTGATCGAGATCAGCCAGGATGACTTGGCAAAACTCCCAGGCATAGGACAGACTACTGCTGCACAAATTCTTAGAATATTGGCGGAATCAGTAGAGTGGGTGGAGGAGAGCTAA
- the rbfA gene encoding 30S ribosome-binding factor RbfA, with amino-acid sequence MNPIRKRKIEAETVRTVAMMILAGKVKDPRVHMVSVHRSELSDDSKNLKVYVTAIVTDKKKEKLLAGLNSASGKFAATLSTKLNLRITPRMSFVWDEEYIQGLDESLRLTRKPTNPD; translated from the coding sequence GTGAATCCGATCCGTAAAAGGAAAATCGAAGCGGAGACGGTTCGGACCGTTGCCATGATGATCCTGGCCGGAAAAGTCAAGGACCCTCGGGTTCATATGGTTTCCGTTCACAGATCGGAACTCTCGGACGATTCCAAAAATCTAAAGGTGTACGTAACGGCTATCGTAACGGACAAAAAAAAGGAAAAATTACTCGCTGGATTAAATAGCGCCTCGGGTAAATTTGCCGCGACTCTTTCCACAAAACTCAATCTTAGGATCACACCTAGAATGAGTTTTGTTTGGGACGAAGAATATATCCAAGGTTTAGATGAATCCCTCCGACTTACGAGAAAACCAACAAATCCGGACTGA
- the rpsO gene encoding 30S ribosomal protein S15, with protein sequence MVTTEQKKQIISTFAKGQGDTGSTEVQIALLDAQIKDLNEHFKTHKKDFHSKTGLLKLISKRKRLQEYLKRTDLERYKKLIEALGLRK encoded by the coding sequence ATGGTAACTACGGAACAAAAGAAGCAAATTATTTCCACATTTGCAAAAGGGCAAGGGGACACTGGTTCAACAGAAGTCCAAATCGCTCTTCTAGACGCTCAAATCAAAGATCTTAACGAGCATTTTAAAACTCATAAGAAAGATTTTCATTCTAAAACCGGTCTTCTTAAACTTATTAGCAAGCGTAAAAGATTACAAGAATACCTAAAACGTACTGATCTAGAACGTTATAAAAAACTAATCGAAGCTCTCGGACTCCGCAAGTAA